From one Chryseobacterium sp. 3008163 genomic stretch:
- a CDS encoding winged helix-turn-helix transcriptional regulator, producing MKTKERAIEEKICPLEIAVNAISGKWKIPIVWRINEGEKRPSEMLRGIAKVDRRVLNQQLNEMIADGILTKKSFNELPPRVEYSLTPLGEQLVEVLWQLNDWGKVLLKHSNEE from the coding sequence ATGAAAACAAAGGAACGAGCGATAGAAGAAAAAATTTGTCCGCTGGAAATAGCTGTTAATGCCATTAGTGGAAAATGGAAAATCCCGATTGTATGGCGTATAAACGAAGGCGAAAAACGTCCGAGCGAAATGTTAAGAGGTATCGCAAAAGTCGACAGACGTGTTTTGAACCAACAATTAAATGAAATGATTGCAGATGGTATTTTAACCAAAAAATCCTTTAACGAATTACCGCCTCGTGTCGAATATTCTCTTACCCCACTTGGCGAACAATTAGTAGAGGTGCTTTGGCAATTGAACGATTGGGGGAAGGTCTTATT